The Lytechinus variegatus isolate NC3 chromosome 1, Lvar_3.0, whole genome shotgun sequence nucleotide sequence aatgttcactggtgattatttagtgggtaagaagggttcaccagtcattcttaaagtcgatcttaacttatgaacagctttatgaaacatccacctgaCCATAAGATTAATTGCATTGTTTTATGTTACAGAGCACTGATCTAATCATACACAAAATAGTGAGAGAAGTTCATCTAggtttatattaaaaaattttcTAATATTCTTTTACCCTTTGTGGagataaatatattatttcaaacAGTGTTTAAACCAAGGGCTGGGCAAAATCCTCTCTTTTGGAACTTTCAATAGTGATTGTTTGAACAAGTACATTCCCATTATTTCTGCTCTTTCAAAACACTCAGGTTTAAAGGGGTATAGAAGAGCAAAAACAATGTCTCCATTAAGATGTAATGCTATAAAAAGAATATTGTGAATCGATCATTTCATGcaacataataataaataaatccattcaaaatattcaaaaattcaTGTTACAAATCAGAGACGTTAGTCGTTTTAGGAAAAAAGTATATGTCTGTAAGTGTGTAACTTATGGCTTTAGGTCCTTTCTGAGGGACTTAGCTGTTGAATTTAATGCATGATAGTGCATCAGACACTAGTCATTAGGCTATAAGACCATCCAATAGGTAAACATGCCTTcaaatatatcatattcataTCTTAAAAGAATTGACACAGTCAGTTTACTGCCAAAATTAAAACCAATactaaaaaatacaaatactcCGCTGTAATaccaatcataatttttttgcaaCATCAAACAAAAATGGCAATAAATCAAAACATAACACAAATATGACACCATGATATGATTCATCAAGGGTCTAAACAACAGCACCTCACTTATACATCTAAAATAACAGTTTCATAATGGACAACAAAATAAAGTGAATACATACACTGCAAaagctctggtgttgatttaacaccagcccggaatctatatctgtccacacctgagaatattgaaataacaccagctTGGAATCAAATTGATGCTGTTTCAATACTAATTGGTGATGTATAtacacatatctggtgttagactaaaACCAAACTagtgtggacagatatagattccgggctggtgtaaaatcaacaccggagtttttgcagtgtagggcTAACCTTCTCTTGCTTATCATGAACTTTAAAACAACTACGAAGAGCTTtgctaatatacatgtatagatatTTAAAAGACTACTAAAGCAATTACATAAGCTGCAAGAATCTTCATCTTGAATCTTAATTCTTGGAAAGAAATTAAGGGTAAGAACTGAATGGTATaagttttagaaaaaataattttgttcataTCTGTTGGATCATGTCATTTTGTCAGAGAAATTCATTGTTTCCAAGATTTAAAGTGTGGAGTGAGATGTGAATCAAATAATTATGAACTTGACAGCAAAATCAACAGCTTTGAACAAAAATGGGCCAATATGTGccaataaattttctttttgagAATATGGGTTGGAAAAAAACAATGGATaatgtttttctattttgaaaagtggaatGTACAGGTTACtgaattaaaaacaatatacattaattcaaatttaacAATAACTTTAACTCTTTGACCgaataatcaattttattctTGCATGATTTACCGGATCACCTGGTACTTAACAAGCAAGGTATTACAGGAGAACATCAATTACAAGTGTGACACAAGGCATACTACAAATAACCAGAATATGAGCCCTGTATCACAAAGGTTTGTCATCAATTACATACTAgtaatgaccaatcaagatcactGTTGCATGTATACACTATCAGCTAGTTTGAATTGCTGTTTGAAAGTTGCCATTGATCATGGAGCTTTGTGTCACTGGACCCTAGTGTTTGTTTTACTATGAAAACTATGagtgaaataaaaacaagttgAAGCTTCCATCTTATATTAGAATAAACCATAGATTGCACTATTCCTGTGAATACAAACAAAAAGTGCCCATTAGTGGGATTAGCAAgctctgggccctgttgtacacagagttacgattgatccaatcaatcataacactatggaaatccatcagtgtcataattttttctacgaaaaatttgcacaatgtccattttatgcaaagagaagcgcagtgaattttcaagaaaacaatgaatgcatgaatatacatcacagctagaaaatattttgaacaaacatgcataatcgATGTTGACGTtcctggccgtccatagttgcgattgatcagatcaatcgtaaccctttgtacaacagggccctggaaAGCTTGATTTCATTGTCATTTCATTTCTAAACATTGATGTCTGTGTCAAGTAATGATGTTCAGAGTAATAAATAAGCAGCcaataatataaacattttgataTGTGACATTGTTGATAAGATATCTAGGATTGAATACTGTCACTGTTATTGTTGGAACTATCTGGTATTTGTGGTCTGAAATGTATTTAACATGGAAAATTGTGCCATCATGTAAATTTCAGTGCTTTATTTTACTTAATGAGAGTATGAAAACACAGCAGCAAAGGATCCTGTTTCTTAAGGAGATGCAATTGACGTTTAcaatcaattttgtttgtttgtacaTGGTTTGCCTCAGACCTACAATTACAATCAATTGTATAATTGATGCTATCTTCTATCTTACTGGACCCAGTTCTGCTATGCCCATCATATCCCTTCAAGTCACAAGGCTATccaaagtttattgataataatgggCTAGGTGTTTGTAACAGTTGATAATCTGTTCCTGAAGCTAAACATAACATctccccctttcaaaaatccaaCATTGTATTAACTATGATTTAATTCAGTTTGCCTGTAAAAGCAAAGGTCCAACTACACCTGCAAAATTCTCAGTATTTTGCTTTGGCGATTACTCTGTCAAATTGTTGAATTTATCTATTTGAAAAAgtgaattcaaattttcttgaaaaagaaatgatacCATACATATTCCAAAACATCCTTTACAAGTCTTTAGTTTCTATAGTATCTATAGTTAGatttcaaaattgattaaaaaaaaaggatttaacCACAGTCAGAAAAGGATCTGTGCTTACGTTAACATTAAGAAGACATAAGCCTATGCGATCTACATTTATAAGTACAATTTACAATGTACTACACAGGACAGTGAGACTCGGAACAGAATATCTAAACATCTATATGCAATTCTATTGCAACTATGGCACTGGACATACAATTTAACCGAACATTCTACACCATCTAAACAAGGGCACTTCTAAAGAGTAGTAGGCTGTTTAACATTGGTAGGAATATAcaagatttattcatttcatgaacGGAGGAATACATTCATAATCATCTTCTTCATGTCTCTGTCTTAATAGTAATTCAGCTATTTATGCATGTCACAATGCTCATTTATACAACACAGttgtattatcattttgataaaataacgacaaaaaacaaagaatctGATAATTGTATACAGTATCTATACaaaattgtacattgtatgtatAATATCAACAATGTAGTAATTGTACAATTTACACACATCAGATCATAGCATCAACGGACGAATGTACAAGATCCAATGTGAGTTTGATCTTCAAGGCAACCATACATTGGTTTCCTTTGCATATATATGTTCATCGATATGTTCATAAAGGAATAGTaaatatactacatgtacttcactAGTTTCTTGCATATGTCATATACACTAGACAATAACGGACAGAATCCATAGAATGTATGCCTGTCAATAGTGCACTTTGGGCACTAAGAATTTCTTTCATTGTGGAATTATACACACACTTTGGTCTTTTCCACTGAATGCCTGTGGGTTATTACACACTTCAACATAACTCTACAAGAGCTACAAATATACGTATCTCGGTATGAACAGTTGCTAAAACTAAGAAATagtaaataaaaattgacaatgaaataaaaatgctcATACTTAAGAATGACTTATGGACTGTTTGATATCATCTGGACAGGTAACACCTCATATGGAAATCTTTCAATCTAAATTGAAAACCTCTTCTATATAGGATATTCAACACCCATGTcagatatttctttatttcatattaagaTTAAGTAACTGGCATGCCGAATGCTCAGCTAATACAGTGCAGAGTTCCAAAGGAAAAATCCTATTGGGAACTTTGCTATTTCAGAAACCATAGAAACCCAGATCTTGATGGCTCATTTTCCATGGTAATCATGCTTCCAACGGCAATGTTACCAGAGTCTAGTAAGTACTTTATGCAACACGACACTGATTGTTTGGGAAACTGTAAATATTTTGTCCAAGAAAATATTCTGCAAGCCAGTGGAATGTACTACAACTCTCTTTATAAAGTATATTTAAGCCTTAAACCTTCTCTTATATTTCTCCAAGAATTCAGAATGCAGTTCATGGTGCATTCCATGTGTAAAATCCTTTATCCTTGAATAACACATTTTAGATCTTCCCATTAGATAAGACTGTGATCATCTTTAGTGAAAATTCTTTGTTACATTTAAACTTGTTAACCTTCTAAAATACGAATGATATTTCTTTACTATCAGTAGTATACATCTACTACAATGCAAAATTATTTGCAAATAACAAATTAATCatggtctgaaaaaaaaatcttggtcTCTTGCACAATCCATTAAGTGCCACAAAcccaaagaaaatattgacataaATGTATTTGCCAGTCTAATTTGcactttaaatattttctttcatctttgtATTGGCAATTATAAGCAATACAAATGTCCTATATTTTCCCTCACATTTTATCACCAAATGAAGAATTGATTAAGATAACCACTggataaaagtattttttgctaCAACTACTGATGTACGTGATCACATCAACGTATCTTTCATTCATTAATGCAATATACATATAATGTCTGGACTCCAGTTCCTCATTGTTGACAGTATTCAGTGTGTTTGTGCATGTAAAATGGGACACAGTACACCAATGAATCCTCTAGACCATGTATCTTTCCTTGTATTAACTCTACTGTTTACGTCTGTTTCATGAAAGCTTGTTATTCATCCGTTCCTGTTATAGGCTACAGAAATCTAGCAATGCGATGAGTCATGAGCATGTTTGCCAGATGAAACAGAGACTCCTCTTTATGAAAGAGAGATATTTATACATGACAAAGAGAACTTAAATTTCTAAATGTTGAGaatagaaattaaatgaattgaattgaacttgcCATAAGgaagtttttcatcaatgaataCAGCCATTTAACAGTATCCACTTGACCTCTACATGCCGTCATTCCCATATACTCAACACACAGATGACGAGGTCCCCAAGAGTGATCCTGGTTTAACCCGATAGAGACTGCATGATTATGCTATACCACACATTTTCCATAGACCTAGCCCACATATACGCGGGCTCGGGTCTCCAACGGGTTAATACTCTTGTGCAGGATGGGCATCCCGCGGTACAGTACTCAGGGTTCTTTTCAGTGATGGATACTTGTTTCTATAGTGGGATAATAGCCATAGCAGGTTGGGAGTGAAGAAGGAAGAACAACTAGAGTTACTTATCAGTACGCCTCCCTGTATTCATGATGCCACTTTTGGAAATTGACATGAAAGGCCACGATGCTACCTGTTGCCATGCCAGCGATGATTGTTCTGAGTGAGGTAAATAAAGAATGGTTGCAACAGAATGAGAGAGTTATATCATACACAGAATATATTCTGTGTGAAagtatttctttgattttgattacaGGCTACATGTGATGCTTACATTAACCTAATAGTGATAAAATTAGTTAAAAATTTCATGAGGACTGTCTTGCAAAGTCAAAGAAAGCAATAAGATTTGTAAGTACATTTGTCTCAGATTCCATTTTACTAttgaaatcattaaataaaaagTTGTGAATATGACATATAAAGGCTAGAAATTACACAATAGCTCTCTGTCAAAACAGCTTTAATCTAACAGATTTAATCTAATAGATTTAATATAACAcccactgatttttttttctaatattctatgatataattttggaacaaatgtcagtttaaataatgaaattaatatacCCTATCTGAGATTCAGATAAacacaagaaaaataatttaacaaTACTAATAAAATGGATTATTATGGAGTGAATTCTTATCAGAGCTGATCATATGATTGCTAGGATGTGTTATATTTATGAATTAAATAGACTATATACTCAAGTATTCATATAAAATTGAGAATTTCAAACACTAGGATGTTCTGTGTGTCAAGGTTCAcatcaaatatcatttttcttctaTTCTTAATCTGGGTCATAGACTAATCTAAGTCAGAGTAACTCCTCCACATCAAGTCTCTGTGAGCTTACCTCTGTTCATGAGCTAGGTCTAAAGCTAGAATAGATGCATCACACAGCGGGAATGTATGCATGAGTTTATGATCATGTGTCCTCCAAACCTGGACTACACGGTTGTCACCACCAGTGATGAAATAATCTCCTTCTGGTTTCATCCTTACAGCCTGCATAAAAAAAGATTCAACGTTAAAAATGTAAGGATTTTCCCCCCTCATGATTTCATGACTATACTCCATGGATGATTCTGGTATTCACTCATCAAGTGGCACATGATCTCTAAGCTTTAACCCAGGCCTCGATCCTTCCTTAAAAccctatcaaaattcaaatactaACACTCTATCTTTAGTCGGAGGGATTGCCACAAGAACACATTTCAGTTCACCCCTTCAAAACTGATGCTCCTGCTTTTCTATAGAGTTAGGGTGAGGATACATTAAAATTGATGTTTCCAATGCCATAACAGAACACAAAGACAACCCTAGAATGACTAATACAGAAGCACAAAAAATCTTTACAATCAGTTCactgaaaacatgaaaagaaaaaacaaaactattGTTTATGGATCCTGGGACATTAATACTAATCATAGATCAtcaacttaaaagaaaaaaataatatccttATCATATCAATTTTCCATTTCTTTAAAATCGCCAAATTCTGATACCTCAAAAGTAAGACTACATGACCTTATTTCTCACTGCATACATGAAATGTTCTGGGAATACTCtcaatgataaaacaaagaataataATCTTACATGAAGGTTAGCTTCGACGTCGGTGTGGTTGAGGAAATGACCATTGAGGGTGAAGGAACAGATGTTACCCTTGTCAAAGGTCACCATGATGACCCCTTGCTCCGCAGCTATGGAGCAGAGACGAGGTACCTTACAAGGAGCAGGGGGCTCCAGGGATTGAAGGAGATCACCGGATACTGTGTGAACCAAGCATGCTCCACCTGGAGAAAGGATATACTCCATGTTAATGATCAAGCTTTTATGatacatacatttacatttcaCTTGCTCAAGTAGTAGAACAGCAGTTATATGTTATGTATCATATGAACAAAATTAACAGGAAAAGATGGATTGAAACAAAGGTTCATATTCATCATACaagtacaaacaaaacaattcaactaattttttttggaggtaaaaagaaaacataccGAGAGGGAAATCATCACTTctaatcaacaaaatatttggaTGAATTTGCATTATACTAACCTTTTGATCCGCTGACCACGAGACCTAGCTCTGTACAAACGGCTACTGAGATGATTTCTGTGTCATGACCAGTCAAAATGGCTCGAGGAGTAGCCATCTCACCTTCAAGAATTAAGGGagaagattttattttataatcagTAAAATCATACATACAATTATAAACAAGAGACAAATTGTTCAGAAACGTTCCAAATATTGGAAGTCTCTACAGAATTGACCCCCTAAAAAGGAGTACATTTTCTACCATTAATCCATGTAATACTTGGCACAgtggtgtgagtggtcacaaataaaaagatctgaaaaaagctgaagagtgttgtaaaaatctgaaatagaaagagctcccatactttttgtacagaggaatgCCAAACATAAGCAGAAATTAAGCTTTAAAAAAGTCTGAAATCagctaaaaatctgaactctcacacgcCTGTTGGCATTACTTTACTTTACATTGGATTTGCATTGAAAATTAACATACTCTGAATTATGAGTTAACTTAGGCAATGGATTAAACCTGTGCTATAAGTGAGGGTTGCCAAAAGTGTTCAAAACTTTATTTATTGATGGATTggtgtttttttctttacctGATTgttaagaaagcatgaatgcttgtaagcaagcaaccattACATTGCCCATTCCTATGTCTACTCTGTTATTTCATCATGCTTCAATGAAGAATAACACAAGTTTAGGTATTACTCCCGGACTGTCATTAAAGAGTGCCAAACATCCTGATAACTTGAATCTCTACCATTCAAGACATTGTGTCAGACTCCATATAGTAAAACCACAGCTTTAGAACCATAGTTTCCATTGAACACACAATACGGGCCAATGCATCTACTTTTGACCTCCTATTAGCAGGAACAGGTTGCTTTTGCTAAATGTTTAACAATGAAGATACTTGATCCTCAGTAGATAATATTAATCCTACTCACCATGTACATGATTATCTCCTAGCACCCACTGCTGCTTGGCACTCCAATGCCAGACCAGGAGGGTAGCGTCCCTTGAACCTGATACAATGTAGCAATCCCCACCAACAGGACACTCAGACCTTCCTAGACACGTCACCATGTCCCAATGACCATATACCACCTGGGTGACCTTGCCTgtattcacacacaaaaaaattaatgatgatgatgagaaggtGATAGCTtgttacaatttttgttttgttaatcaGGGGTTACATTAAAACTGGagaaattgtaaatgttaacttgTATATCCCTGTTAGAATCTCCTATTCTCCTATGATTATGGATTGCATAATGTTACAAaaagattttgttttctctAAGCATGAACATGTATTGACTAGTATATtggcagtatacatgtatacggTGATATTCAATTGAATTTCAGGCACAATTTTAAGACACACCTTGTTCTTGATAAGAATATCAACTGATAAATTAgcatgactacatgtatattccaagGACAAATTTCGAATGGGGGGGTGAGGGTCCAAGACTTTGAGGTGATTGATctagaaaatgagagagaaagggggtgggggtagTTTTAGAATCATGAGGGTTCTGTACATACACTTATCAGAGATGAAGACCATGAAGCCTTCATCCAAGAATCAAGATgatatgagggggggggggggtgtctgagAATATGAGGGGTTGATCTTGAATACAAGACTGATGAAAGGATGAGTGGGTTGATCTAGAATTAAAGGGTttgtgaacatacatgtatctgtgagGAAGACCCTGAAGCTCTTATCCCAGAAACCACATGACATGACATATCTGTTGTCTGCTGTGGCAATGTAGCAAGATGATTTAGACTTGATGTTCGAATCCATTGCCTCTACAATCTGTCTCCTGTGCATCCCAGTCTGTGATACTGAAGACATTTCAgattaaatgaaatcaataagAAATATTGCAGTGATAAACTATGATAAACTATGCATGTATATTCAAGattcataaatgtatatagACGAAATGGGTGATTTAAAGTTTGGTGTTGGCAACTTGTGGCAGTGTTAGGCTGACATTTACACTAGCCATAGcaccaaattttaaaaaagttggCGTGGAGATGTCAAAACCttgatgtatttatttatacCACCTTCCTAAATAAGTTCATGTAAGGTCGCTTGATTCATGCCCCAACaatatgaaatcaaaatcaCCATTGTATTTGTGTAGGAACCTGAAGAACCAATTCAGAATAGTACTGCTCTTTGCAGTGTAATACTACTATTGTGGCAGAATCAGAACTGGAGAAATTAAGTTGTGGAGTCCTTGCTTGGAAGCAGGAGATGAGGTTCAAATCCAAATCTTTCTTAGCTCTTCCAGACGGAACATTCAATATAATTCACTGataacctggggcccgtttcataaagctgttcgcaagttaCGAATGaatttacgcacgactggtgaccatttcttgtgctaaatgatatccctatgtaactgATTTAGCGCCTAAGAACAGGTTTTCGTTGTGCGTTAAGTTGTGCATTATGAAATACCACCCAGTAATGCTGTGCATTTTTCTGTTACGAATGTAAGTCAGAGTAAAATCAGATGGGCAAGGGTATTTGTTTCTATTTCATCATGAATGTGCCAAGCATCAATAATGGCCTGGTGGCCGCTGACCGAATAGCAGTAGATGATGGGTTGAAATCCCAATGGCAACAAGACTTTTTTCTGACCTATTTTTCAGATCAAACATTAAATCTTAATCATTAGGTGTTAGGAAGAAGAATATCTTTACAGTACAGCTACTCTATTGTTACTTACAGACGAGTGGGTCCAGCTCAATAAGAAGGTTCTTGCCAGCATCCATTGAGTACCCAGGAGTACCAGGAACACctgaagaagaaaagaattaCAGAAAGAGCACAGGCTATTTGGTAAGATGCTACAAAGATAAACCTACGGACAAATTACACTTGAATTAATCTTAACTCAGAATATGGACTGAGAGcgttacataaatatttttgtccatcaactttcctttatttgattggctgagaagcactgctactttggtaactgtcagatattACAGATTTTGTCAtataaaacatccgacaagcCCTTTCATGACTCATATGACTGGTGTTAGCAGCAACATGGACCCCACCTTACCCCCTCCCTTCCAGTAGCTTACCACACAAGACATACCTGCTGTTTGGTTGTTCCACTTGTTCATTGCGTAGGTTTGGTTACAAGCTACTGTAATAATGGCCGGAGTAGGTACCATAGGACTGGTGTTAGCAGCTACATGGATGACGGGTGAGTTGGAGAGGAACTTGATGATCATGAGTACTTCTTGCTGTAGCTGGTCTGTGTACATCATTGGGGACTGATACAGGaggaaatgagaaaaagaaaagataggAAAAGGGGAAcagatttgaatggattttaatgatttggataacaatttgaaataaatgagatTAAGGTATCTTAACAGAAGTTGCATTCACATATTCATAGCATGCAGTTTCTTTTCCAATCCACCAATGTTTTGTCTATGCAGGAATTGAAGGATAGAAGGGAAAAGACAATGAGTAAAATTTCCACTTAAAGCTAGCTGCAGCTAAATACGGTTCAGACTTTTACAAAGTAATGAAACACTATTATATAGCAATTagaatttcagtattttcattatttagtatTTTTCTGTATCTCTAGTGATTAGTAATTCTAGTccaataaaaaacaatgttttaatCTCTGATTGTGACTAATGGCATATACAAGATAATAAACTTTAAGAGGAGTTAAACCTGCATGTTTGTCTTGTAAATATTAAACAAAGTCAGGGATGGAAActaaattcaattttgaaagcTTACCAAATGCATAGCTGAACTTCTAGGAGGGTGTGGCTCAGTGAGTAGTTGGGCAGGGGTTTGACCAAAGCTTCTAATCTGATTCTCTATAGCCTGAAAAAGAACACAACCAAAACAAAATTGGTAATGGAGTAATAAAAGTATGAACTGCACCAACTGCTCATtgctggaatactccccagggagtggtaATAGTACATAATCTGTACACAGGCAAGCCAGAATCCAATGACCTTGGTAAtcatatatctgtaaagcattTAGAGATGTCTTTTCAATGtgattaagtgctatataaaatggattattatcatcattaattcaCTATATGACTAATGAACCCATGACTATCCAGTGACGGTCACAGAATTTTTGTTGATACTCACGTACTTCAACAAagtatgaaatgaatttatcGCACGGAACAGTTTACCTCATAACTATCTTGAAAACAGTGTTAATCCCGGTCAACTGCCACTGTTAATTTCTTGATACCATCAAACTCATTTGTTCTGTTATATTGAAGATATTACCAATTACACATAAAAATTCACTCTCGGTTCATTGCAGAGCTACATTTCAATCAATACTCGATCAAAGCAGCTcataattttttgttgaaaacaagttttgtgaaattaagcactGGATATTTTTGGTTGTTGTCATCCAAAGCTCGATGACCTGCCATCCAATAAAATAATCCATATCATTAGGATTTTAAGATTACCTCTTTCATAACAGGATCATCAATGGTCTCTAGATCGATGCTGCCCTCATAGGTGAGATAGTAGAAGACATTGGTAGAGCGTACAGCATCGAGTCCTCTCTGCTTGTAGCCAAAGATAAGGTCTATCCATTGATGGAGCTGGCAGGATACAAACTCTGATTCTAGGGCCTGTCATTATGATAAAACAAAGGTTGAAGTCATTGCAAACTTTAGAacatgatttcaatttttttttgtacttaaattttttagatttttttccccaatgtGATAATTTCTTATTGGAACCATTGTGTAATATACTTATGTTATTATTTAAGAGGCTGGACATAAACTAAATAAGCATATGAGTGAAACATAAGACCTTTATCTGTGGTAAAATCTAATATCTTAAAACTATCTGACTACTTAGCAGGATTTTGGTTTCTTCTTCTCAAAATCAACACCCAGGAGTATCTTTTTGAATGTTTCCAGTCATTGGCAGAGCAGAGATAAGAGCAAAGATAGTTGTTATATTGAGCACGTCCAACATACCAGCCTGTTTATCCTGATGAAGTCTTCTGGTGACTTCGCCCAGGGTGGTAGCACAACATCATCAACGACTGTCCCTTCATCCAGAGTGCCTAGCTGGTAACCA carries:
- the LOC121430421 gene encoding neurobeachin-like, whose product is MEEVMVYTEGLHGRWHFNDIRAVFSRRYLLQNTAVEIFLANRTSVMFNLPNKSTVKKVVHALPRVGVGLKYGIPASRSSRQQLYNTSFFDTDSFFQFRHVSLATPRQLFKASNMTAAWQRREISNFEYLMYLNTIAGRTYNDLNQYPIFPWVLTNYESPELDLTLPSNYRDLSKPMGALNPSRKAFFQERYENWEDDKIPAFHYGTHYSTLGFTLMWLMRLEPYTTYFLNLQGGKFDHASRTFSSIASSWKNCQRDTSDVKELIPEFFYLPEMFMNNNGYQLGTLDEGTVVDDVVLPPWAKSPEDFIRINRLALESEFVSCQLHQWIDLIFGYKQRGLDAVRSTNVFYYLTYEGSIDLETIDDPVMKEAIENQIRSFGQTPAQLLTEPHPPRSSAMHLSPMMYTDQLQQEVLMIIKFLSNSPVIHVAANTSPMVPTPAIITVACNQTYAMNKWNNQTAGVPGTPGYSMDAGKNLLIELDPLVLSQTGMHRRQIVEAMDSNIKSKSSCYIATADNRYVMSCGFWDKSFRVFLTDTCKVTQVVYGHWDMVTCLGRSECPVGGDCYIVSGSRDATLLVWHWSAKQQWVLGDNHVHGEMATPRAILTGHDTEIISVAVCTELGLVVSGSKGGACLVHTVSGDLLQSLEPPAPCKVPRLCSIAAEQGVIMVTFDKGNICSFTLNGHFLNHTDVEANLHAVRMKPEGDYFITGGDNRVVQVWRTHDHKLMHTFPLCDASILALDLAHEQRTIIAGMATGSIVAFHVNFQKWHHEYREAY